A single region of the Brachypodium distachyon strain Bd21 chromosome 3, Brachypodium_distachyon_v3.0, whole genome shotgun sequence genome encodes:
- the LOC100826043 gene encoding protein STABILIZED1, with the protein MSGPAGTPTPAPLPPPPPAAAAPPRPVRYDFLNSKPPPNYVAGLGRGATGFTTRSDIGPARAAPDLPDRSAAAAATPAVGRGRGKPPGDDEGGDEGGDEEKGYDENQKFDEFEGNDAGLFSNADYDDDDREADAVWESIDQRMDLRRKDRREARLKQEIEKYRASNPKITEQFADLKRKLADVSVQEWESIPEIGDYSARNKKKRFESFVPVPDTLLEKARQEQEHVTALDPKSRAAGGTETPWAQTPVTDLTAVGEGRGTVLSLKLDRLSDSVSGLTVVDPKGYLTDLKSMKITSDAEISDIKKARLLLRSVTQTNPKHPPGWIAAARLEEVAGKLQSARQLIQRGCEECPKNEDVWFEACRLASPDESKAVIARGVKAIPNSVKLWLQAAKLETSDLNKSRVLRKGLEHIPDSVRLWKAVVELANEEDARMLLHRAVECCPLHVELWLALARLETYDQAKKVLNKAREKLNKEPAIWITAAKLEEANGNTQSVSKVIDRGIRSLQREGLDIDREAWLKEAEAAERAGSVLTCQAIVKSTIGVGVDDEDRKRTWVADAEECKKRGSIETARAIYSHALSVFLTKKSIWLKAAQLEKSHGTRETLEAILRKAVTYKPQAEVLWLMGAKEKWLAGDVPAARAILQEAYAAIPNSEEIWLAAFKLEFENNEPERARMLLAKARERGGTERVWMKSAIVERELGNVNEERRLLEEGLKLFPSFFKLWLMLGQMENRIGHGARAKEVYENGLKHCPSSIPLWLSLASLEEVINGLSKSRAFLTMARKKNPGRPELWLAAIRAELRHGNKKEADALLAKALQECPTSGILWAAAIEMVPRPQRKSKSSDALKRCDHDPHVIAAVAKLFWHDRKVDKARTWLDKAVTLAPDIGDFWAFLYKFELQHGNADTQKEVLKKCIAAEPKHGERWQSVSKAVENSHQPVDAILRKVVLALGAEENPNAAET; encoded by the coding sequence ATGTCGGGCCCCGCCGGGACCCCGACCCCGGCCCCGCTGCCACCCCCTcccccggccgcggcggcgccccccCGCCCCGTGCGCTACGACTTCCTCAACTCCAAGCCGCCCCCGAACTACGTCGCGGGTCTCGGCCGTGGCGCCACCGGCTTCACGACCCGTTCCGATATCGGGCCGGCCCGGGCGGCCCCGGACCTCCCGGatcgctccgccgccgcggctgctaCTCCCGCCGTCGGCCGTGGTCGCGGGAAGCCtcccggcgacgacgagggtGGCGAtgaaggcggcgacgaggagaagGGGTACGACGAGAACCAGAAGTTCGATGAGTTCGAGGGCAACGACGCCGGCCTCTTCTCCAACGCCgactacgacgacgacgaccgtGAGGCTGATGCCGTCTGGGAGAGCATCGACCAGAGGATGGACTTGCGCCGCAAGGACAGGCGCGAGGCCCGGCTCAAGCAGGAGATCGAGAAGTACCGTGCCTCCAACCCTAAGATCACCGAACAGTTTGCTGATCTGAAGAGGAAGCTGGCAGATGTGTCTGTGCAGGAGTGGGAAAGCATTCCTGAAATTGGCGACTACTCAGCGCGCAACAAGAAGAAGCGATTTGAGAGCTTTGTACCAGTGCCTGATACTCTGCTCGAGAAGGCccggcaggagcaggagcatgTCACAGCGCTGGACCCCAAGAGCCGTGCCGCCGGTGGCACAGAGACGCCATGGGCACAGACACCGGTTACTGACCTGACTGCTGTGGGTGAGGGCCGCGGTACTGTGCTTTCGCTTAAGTTGGACAGATTGTCGGATTCAGTGTCTGGGCTTACTGTTGTTGATCCAAAGGGATACCTTACAGATCTGAAAAGCATGAAAATTACTAGCGATGCTGAGATTTCTGACATTAAGAAGGCAAGACTGCTACTCCGCTCTGTGACGCAGACGAACCCAAAGCATCCTCCAGGTTGGATTGCTGCTGCTAGGCTTGAAGAGGTTGCCGGTAAGCTCCAGTCTGCTCGGCAGCTCATTCAACGTGGCTGTGAAGAGTGCCCCAAGAATGAGGATGTTTGGTTTGAGGCATGCCGGTTGGCTAGCCCAGATGAATCAAAGGCAGTAATTGCCAGGGGTGTGAAGGCAATTCCCAATTCTGTGAAGCTATGGCTGCAGGCTGCAAAACTAGAGACCAGTGATTTAAATAAGAGCAGGGTCTTAAGGAAGGGGCTGGAGCACATTCCTGATTCAGTGAGGCTGTGGAAGGCTGTTGTGGAGCTGGCGAACGAGGAGGATGCAAGAATGTTGCTTCACAGGGCTGTGGAGTGCTGCCCACTTCATGTCGAGCTGTGGCTTGCCCTAGCAAGGCTTGAGACGTATGACCAGGCAAAGAAGGTGCTTAACAAGGCGAGAGAGAAGCTCAACAAGGAACCTGCCATTTGGATTACGGCTGCAAAGCTGGAGGAGGCTAATGGGAACACACAATCTGTAAGCAAGGTGATTGACAGAGGTATACGATCTTTGCAGAGAGAAGGATTGGATATCGACAGGGAGGCATGGCTAAAGGAAGCTGAAGCTGCAGAGCGTGCTGGGTCTGTGCTGACTTGCCAGGCTATTGTGAAGAGCACTATTGGAGTTGGGGTTGACGACGAGGACCGGAAGCGAACATGGGTTGCTGATGCCGAGGAATGCAAGAAACGTGGTTCAATTGAGACGGCTCGGGCCATCTATTCACATGCTCTCAGTGTTTTCCTTACCAAGAAGAGTATATGGCTGAAAGCGGCACAACTTGAGAAGAGCCACGGGACAAGAGAGACTCTTGAAGCCATTCTCAGAAAGGCTGTCACCTACAAGCCACAAGCTGAAGTGTTATGGCTTATGGGTGCAAAGGAGAAATGGCTGGCCGGTGATGTCCCTGCAGCCCGGGCCATTCTTCAGGAAGCTTATGCTGCTATCCCTAATTCAGAAGAGATCTGGTTAGCTGCATTCAAGTTGGAGTTTGAGAACAATGAACCGGAGAGAGCAAGAATGCTTTTGGCTAAGGCCAGGGAAAGAGGAGGTACTGAGAGGGTTTGGATGAAATCAGCAATTGTTGAAAGGGAATTAGGGAACGTGAATGAGGAAAGGAGGTTGTTGGAGGAAGGCCTGAAGTTATTCCCCTCGTTCTTCAAATTGTGGCTAATGCTTGGACAAATGGAAAACCGGATTGGCCATGGAGCGAGGGCAAAGGAGGTTTATGAGAATGGACTCAAGCACTGCCCTAGCTCCATCCCTCTTTGGCTCTCTTTAGCTAGCCTAGAGGAGGTGATAAATGGCTTGAGCAAGTCACGCGCTTTTCTCACCATGGCAAGGAAAAAGAATCCAGGTAGACCTGAACTATGGCTTGCAGCAATTCGAGCTGAATTGAGGCATGGGAATAAGAAGGAAGCCGATGCTCTGCTGGCCAAGGCATTACAAGAGTGTCCAACAAGTGGTATTCTGTGGGCTGCAGCTATTGAGATGGTGCCACGTCCTCAACGTAAATCAAAGAGCTCAGATGCTCTAAAGCGATGTGATCATGATCCTCATGTGATTGCAGCCGTAGCCAAACTTTTCTGGCATGACAGGAAGGTTGATAAAGCCAGGACTTGGTTGGACAAAGCTGTTACTCTTGCTCCTGATATCGGGGATTTCTGGGCATTCCTCTATAAATTTGAACTTCAGCATGGAAATGCTGATACACAAAAAgaagttctaaaaaaatgcattgcAGCTGAACCAAAACATGGCGAGAGATGGCAATCAGTAAGCAAGGCTGTTGAGAACTCACATCAGCCAGTTGATGCCATTCTGAGGAAAGTTGTTCTGGCTCTTGGCGCAGAAGAAAATCCGAATGCTGCAGAAACCTAG